In the genome of Nonomuraea sp. NBC_00507, the window GAGATCTTCCGGGCGCTCGGCTGTCACGTGACGTTCTGGACCCGCACGCCGCGCGAGGACCCCGCCTTCGAAGACCTGGAGACGCTCGTCTCCGGCAGCGACGTGGTGGTGGTCGTCATCGCGCTGTCCGACCAGACCCGCGACCTGATCGACCCGGCCCGCATGAAGCAGGGCGCCCTGCTCGTGAACGCCGCCCGAGGCGGTGTCGTCAACCAGCCGGCGCTGGTCACCGCGCTGCGTGAGGGGCATCTGGGGGGAGCGGCGCTGGACGTGTTCGACGTCGAGCCGCTGCCCGCCGGCGACCCGCTGCGTGACCTGCCGAACGTCCTGCTGTCCCCGCACGTCGCCGGCGTCACCCCTGAGGCCACCGGGCGGCTGCTGACCGCCACCCTCGCCAACCTGACCGCCGCCGTCGAGGGCCGCGAGGTGGACGCGGTGCTCAATGGCGTAGCGCCCATCGTGCGGAGGAAGTTTACGGAATCGTCTACCACATAGGCATTTCACCTGGCACCAT includes:
- a CDS encoding NAD(P)-dependent oxidoreductase, coding for MRPWNLLALPPLPEELMRGLLAPLGERVHVRVPAARDRDALLAALPEAEIVLGDWTGTLVMDAAAVAAAPRLAFVQQPSVGVDGHDLGALAAAGVPLANTPGVSAVAVSEWCLGATLSLSRKLAAADAAVRAGEWPQQGLQPHELRGRRVGIVGWGPIGLSCAEIFRALGCHVTFWTRTPREDPAFEDLETLVSGSDVVVVVIALSDQTRDLIDPARMKQGALLVNAARGGVVNQPALVTALREGHLGGAALDVFDVEPLPAGDPLRDLPNVLLSPHVAGVTPEATGRLLTATLANLTAAVEGREVDAVLNGVAPIVRRKFTESSTT